The Candidatus Neomarinimicrobiota bacterium genomic sequence ATTGAGCGATTATCTGTGTCCGGCGGACCTTACGGAAGAAACATCAATGCGAATTCAAGCAATTGCATTAGAAATCCATTCGATGATGAGATGTAGACATTATTCCCGGGTTGATTTTAGGATGGATGAAAAAGGTGATGCATATTTTTTAGAAATCAATACGCTTCCGGGAATGACTTCAACAAGTTTACTTCCGAAATCAGCAGAAGCAAACGGGCTGTCATTTATCAATCTGATTGATAAAATTATTCAACTAGCGGCGCATGGGTAAATACATACAATGAGCATTTCATTTTATAATTCAGCTACTCGTCGGAAGGAAACATTTGTTCCCTTAGAAAAAGGAAAAGTAAAGCTATACACTTGTGGTCCCACTGTCTATGATGACGCACATATTGGGAATTTTCGCACATTTTTGTTTGAGGATTTTTTGAAACGTTTTTTGATACTTCGCGGATTTAACGTTACTCACATAATGAATTTGACGGATGTAGATGATAAAACTATCAACAGGGCAAATGAAGAGGGGATAGGTTTAAAGACACTTACCGAAAAATTTATTAACAATTTCTTTCGAGATTCAGAACTTCTCAATATGTTACCGGCAGATGAATATCCGGCTGCAACAGATCATATTCCAATTATGATTGGCCTGATTCAATTACTGCTAAATAATAACCATGCTTATACCACGGATGATGGGTCAGTTTATTTTTCAATAAAGTCATTTAAGGATTACGGAAAATTGGCTCGTTTAGATTTGACTGGGCAGACCCAAACGAATCGCGTATCAACGGATGATTATTCAAAGGATAGCCTACAAGATTTTGCATTGTGGAAGTCATGGAAAAAAGAAGATGGCGATGTTCATTGGGATTCTCCGTGGGGGAAAGGTCGTCCCGGGTGGCATATTGAATGTTCTGCCATGTCTATGCATTACCTAGGCAATCATTTTGATATTCATTGTGGGGGAACTGACAATATATTTCCTCATCATGAAAATGAATTGGCTCAATCTGTTGCCGGGAATGGATCTGATTTTGTCAATGTTTGGATGCATTCAGAGCATTTATTGGTGGATGGTGGAAAAATGAGTAAATCGTTAGGAAATTTTTATCGATTAAAGGATCTTATAGGAAAAGGAATATATCCAGAAGCAATTCGATTGGCTTTACTCACCGGTCATTATAGATCACGGCTAAATTTTACCTTGAAAAAAGTGGCGGAATCGAAAAAAACTATTTCAAGAGTAATGGATTTTAAGGATCGGCTTGACTCTTTAAATCGTCAGGGAGATTTTACCAATGCAGAATTACCCATTGAATTCGATTCATTTGTTTTAGCTTTGGATAACGATCTAAATATATCAGAAGCACTTGCAGTTTTCTTTGAATGGATCAGGAAAATAAATACTAAATTAAATGATGGGAATATTTCAGCTGAGGAAATAACATCCGGACTGTATTTTTTAGATAGATTTAATTTTCTCTTTCAGATTTTTTGTGACGAGGATGATGTTCCTGAGGAAATAATGGATTTGGTTACTCAAAGAGAAAAATCTAGAAATAGTGAAAATTGGAAAGAGTCTGATCGGATCCGAGATGTATTGTCTCATAAAGGATGGCTTGTGGAAGACACTACGACCGGAACAAAAATAAAGAAACTTTAAGCTCAATAATTATTTTAAATTTATCTTTAATAGTTATTGTTACTATTATTTATCTTATATAATTTTCTAGGCTTTATTCGTACAGGTCGAGCCGAAGTGAAACAAAGAACAGATATTAATCAAAATTCTATTTGGATGAATCTTTTAGGATTTTTACGTCGTATAGTGGTATCTGAAATGGTTGAAATAACGGCTTCACTAGCGGAATTGTTAAAAAGATTTGCCGGTGTAGCTCAGTTGGTAGAGCAGCTGATTTGTAATCAGCAGGTCGGGGGTTCGAGTCCCTTCGCCGGCTCGATACGAAAAAACATTGGTAAGAAAAAATTTAGGACATCGATGGAAGAAAAAAAGAAAATTAATATTACCGGGGAGATGCCCGAGTGGTCAAAGGGAGCAGACTGTAAATCTGCCGGCGTACGCCTACGGAGGTTCAAGTCCTCCTCTCCCCACAACTACGCGAGCGTAGTTCAATGGTAGAACCCCAGCCTTCCAAGCTGGTGATGTGGGTTCGATCCCCATCGCTCGCTCAAATATCAAGGTGTGCCTACGTAGCTCAGTCGGTAGAGCGCGTCCTT encodes the following:
- a CDS encoding cysteine--tRNA ligase yields the protein MSISFYNSATRRKETFVPLEKGKVKLYTCGPTVYDDAHIGNFRTFLFEDFLKRFLILRGFNVTHIMNLTDVDDKTINRANEEGIGLKTLTEKFINNFFRDSELLNMLPADEYPAATDHIPIMIGLIQLLLNNNHAYTTDDGSVYFSIKSFKDYGKLARLDLTGQTQTNRVSTDDYSKDSLQDFALWKSWKKEDGDVHWDSPWGKGRPGWHIECSAMSMHYLGNHFDIHCGGTDNIFPHHENELAQSVAGNGSDFVNVWMHSEHLLVDGGKMSKSLGNFYRLKDLIGKGIYPEAIRLALLTGHYRSRLNFTLKKVAESKKTISRVMDFKDRLDSLNRQGDFTNAELPIEFDSFVLALDNDLNISEALAVFFEWIRKINTKLNDGNISAEEITSGLYFLDRFNFLFQIFCDEDDVPEEIMDLVTQREKSRNSENWKESDRIRDVLSHKGWLVEDTTTGTKIKKL